Proteins encoded by one window of Fischerella sp. PCC 9605:
- a CDS encoding DUF565 domain-containing protein, with protein sequence MQNTRLNTLFNTIVRRLEQWIFNPWRRISILIISLLFGFFLGSAVATTAGQTAEWDIVVAGTLVLTTEIANRIFYNRSVMGRQIFWVQSINYLKIGLTYSLFLEAFKLGS encoded by the coding sequence ATGCAAAACACTCGTCTTAACACCCTGTTTAATACCATTGTTAGGCGGTTAGAACAATGGATTTTCAATCCTTGGCGGCGGATATCGATACTGATAATCAGTTTATTGTTTGGTTTTTTCCTGGGAAGCGCAGTTGCTACTACAGCTGGACAAACAGCTGAATGGGATATTGTAGTAGCTGGAACTTTAGTATTAACAACAGAAATTGCCAACAGAATATTTTACAATCGCAGCGTTATGGGGCGACAAATATTCTGGGTACAATCCATCAACTATCTAAAAATTGGCCTCACTTATAGTCTGTTTTTGGAAGCATTTAAGTTGGGATCTTGA
- a CDS encoding glycerate kinase — protein MTNYETFGIAPEKVDEFIQTRASCGRATLTHLFKSVYPDFSEFCQTHLQMQPDTMPEVLWNLWLPLGIKIAWQRQKLGRPLIQGILGGQGTGKTTMCQVLSLILRHLGYHALSLSLDDLYKTYRDRQILQQQDPRLIWRGPPGTHDVELGLTVLDRIRNCELPVAVPRFDKSAHGGAGDRTTPEIVANADIVLFEGWFVGVQPIDPAVFDRPPPPIFTAEDKAFARDMNHKLYDYLPLWQRLDSLIVLYPKDYRLCVEWRKQAERQMIAAGKSGMSDAEIEQFVNYFWLSLHPELFIKPLVESPKLVDLVIEVNSDHSFGAVYRPIRFS, from the coding sequence ATGACTAATTATGAAACTTTTGGGATCGCACCAGAAAAAGTGGATGAATTTATACAAACGCGAGCTTCCTGCGGAAGAGCTACGCTAACGCATTTATTTAAATCTGTCTATCCTGATTTCAGTGAATTCTGCCAAACTCATCTCCAGATGCAACCAGATACCATGCCAGAGGTATTATGGAATTTGTGGCTACCTTTGGGTATAAAAATAGCTTGGCAACGGCAAAAACTCGGTCGTCCCTTGATTCAAGGTATTTTAGGAGGACAAGGCACTGGCAAAACAACTATGTGTCAGGTTCTCTCCTTGATTCTCCGACACTTGGGATACCATGCCCTGAGTTTGTCTTTGGATGATTTGTACAAAACTTATCGCGATCGCCAAATTCTTCAACAGCAAGATCCACGATTGATTTGGCGCGGCCCGCCGGGAACTCACGATGTTGAGCTAGGTTTAACTGTACTCGATCGGATTCGCAACTGTGAACTGCCAGTAGCAGTTCCCCGCTTTGATAAATCAGCGCACGGTGGTGCTGGCGATCGCACTACTCCAGAAATCGTGGCGAATGCAGATATTGTCTTATTTGAAGGTTGGTTCGTAGGTGTGCAACCAATCGATCCTGCCGTTTTCGATCGCCCACCACCACCAATTTTTACAGCTGAGGATAAAGCATTTGCCCGTGACATGAATCACAAACTCTACGATTATTTACCACTGTGGCAAAGATTAGATAGCTTAATCGTGCTGTATCCCAAAGATTACCGCCTTTGTGTTGAGTGGCGCAAGCAGGCAGAACGGCAAATGATTGCTGCTGGCAAATCGGGAATGAGTGATGCAGAAATTGAGCAATTTGTCAATTATTTTTGGCTTTCTCTCCATCCAGAATTATTCATCAAGCCGTTGGTTGAATCACCAAAATTAGTTGATTTGGTGATTGAGGTAAATTCCGACCATAGTTTTGGTGCTGTTTATAGACCAATACGGTTCAGTTAA
- a CDS encoding ATP-binding response regulator — protein sequence MLKYPLYEFITTVPSCLETSTVKIVLEIFEQEQCDRLVVLNEQQSPVGVLYSARLLPQVLAANQAGNAKARALNLQNLVEPIQTVPAAWGVEEFGWFLRSQKNQNNNNRDWALIDSDGKFFGLVDSSRLLQFWANQRGEIQTDESKHSPILREVDDASKPAAWVASPKVKSRRRKVPMAPKSTKEGIAENPSLLQHQPLIQLLERLPWPLMLQTGTGEIVTQNPAWWQQLGILKDPEGIRQQVEAILTPAIVTNPAYATTKAVGNPTKNDYHYQAQSTSIKLLADVNNLPESPQLSSGKNRCFLDSQQGTCTCVVEVQNGQERVWQFAKIPLDSPDLQIESPQPDTAIHPDLWLMLATDVTEQQQLCKELAAKNADLIQLNRLKDEFLACISHELKTPLTAVLGLSRLLVDKQLGELNERQARYAGLIHQSGRHLMSVVNDILDLTRMETGQMELMPASVKIRAVCDRAVGEAKAIHAQSRRTTISHQPHATSDEHQFSLTIEPGLEEIVADEFRLRQMLVHLLSNAFKFTETGGEIGLRVNRWEGWIAFTVWDTGIGIPEHQQHLIFQKFQQLENPLTRQFEGTGLGLVLTRALARLHGGDVTFLSREGKGSQFTLLLPPSPPQKIGEGEGGKARGRENSQSSLTSPPRIKTPGYLPRSDAPWRVSTSSPTPSIPPPQNHLNSLVLVVEGVARYIEDLTEQLTGLGYRVVIARSGCEAVEKARRLQPQAIFLNPLLPLLSGWDVLTLLKSDATTRQIPVIVTATGAEKEQAFANRADGFLSLPVEHQFLAPLLESLCAIPQGKQQEAEREASPIHTPLRILRLVNPEGDCLVDFHPLLQQHRVIEVDDIEQAELLARVWQFDVVLLDAEMPASGTYLQKLSKHPRLATLPLVTCDVATTQTASQIAGLSVFPCLMNSHADNSNDKKIDALLSVLQIAAGICCPPSILVVDLAILPDLPEAKRQHMQGDRSQENFALANLSLKENASFSTQDLKPLTISRGSEWFQALIQYLQTAGLKATMSRSWAEMLQQLRHESVDLLLICLGESNITKEVYSALQTLGQLPVKLPPVLILDQRLNPHISEENLLENAAGAITSEILPRSISMEDLLIHINQALAANT from the coding sequence ATGCTCAAGTACCCGCTTTATGAATTTATCACCACCGTACCCAGCTGCCTGGAAACATCTACTGTGAAGATCGTGCTGGAAATTTTCGAGCAAGAGCAGTGCGATCGCCTGGTAGTGTTGAATGAGCAACAAAGTCCCGTTGGGGTACTTTATTCTGCTCGTTTGCTACCACAAGTTTTAGCAGCAAATCAAGCAGGTAACGCTAAAGCTAGAGCTTTGAATTTGCAGAACTTGGTTGAACCAATACAAACTGTACCAGCTGCTTGGGGTGTGGAAGAATTTGGTTGGTTTTTGCGATCGCAAAAAAACCAAAATAATAATAACCGAGATTGGGCACTAATTGACTCTGACGGAAAATTTTTCGGGCTTGTAGATAGTTCGCGCCTGTTGCAATTTTGGGCGAACCAGAGAGGGGAAATTCAAACTGATGAAAGCAAGCACTCCCCCATCCTCCGGGAAGTCGATGATGCTTCCAAACCAGCTGCTTGGGTGGCTTCCCCCAAGGTAAAATCCCGCCGCCGCAAAGTACCTATGGCTCCAAAGTCAACAAAAGAGGGAATAGCGGAAAATCCATCTCTATTGCAACATCAGCCATTGATCCAGTTGTTGGAAAGGCTGCCTTGGCCTTTAATGTTGCAAACTGGTACAGGCGAGATAGTAACGCAAAATCCAGCTTGGTGGCAGCAATTAGGAATATTAAAAGATCCAGAAGGAATCAGACAACAAGTAGAAGCAATACTTACTCCCGCAATTGTCACAAATCCTGCATACGCTACTACCAAAGCAGTTGGCAATCCCACCAAGAATGACTATCACTACCAAGCGCAGTCTACATCTATCAAACTTTTGGCTGATGTCAACAACCTGCCGGAGTCTCCACAATTATCTTCTGGTAAAAACCGCTGCTTTTTAGATAGCCAACAGGGTACTTGCACCTGCGTTGTCGAAGTGCAAAATGGTCAAGAGCGAGTTTGGCAATTTGCCAAAATTCCTCTAGATAGTCCCGATTTGCAAATCGAAAGTCCCCAGCCAGACACAGCAATTCATCCGGATTTGTGGCTGATGTTAGCTACAGATGTCACCGAACAGCAACAACTGTGCAAAGAATTAGCGGCGAAAAATGCCGATTTAATCCAATTGAATCGGTTAAAAGATGAGTTTTTAGCGTGTATTAGCCACGAATTAAAAACTCCCCTGACAGCAGTTTTGGGGTTATCGCGATTGCTCGTAGATAAGCAGTTAGGAGAACTCAATGAGCGTCAAGCCCGTTATGCTGGACTAATTCATCAAAGCGGACGCCATCTCATGAGTGTGGTGAATGATATTTTGGATTTGACCCGCATGGAAACGGGACAAATGGAGTTGATGCCAGCAAGTGTGAAAATTCGTGCAGTTTGCGATCGCGCTGTCGGTGAAGCAAAAGCTATCCACGCTCAAAGTCGCAGAACCACAATTTCTCACCAACCGCACGCAACATCAGACGAACACCAATTCAGTCTCACAATTGAACCAGGTTTAGAGGAAATTGTTGCAGATGAATTTCGCCTGCGCCAGATGCTAGTACACCTACTTTCCAATGCCTTTAAGTTCACCGAAACAGGTGGTGAAATTGGGCTGCGAGTCAATCGCTGGGAAGGTTGGATTGCGTTTACAGTTTGGGATACAGGCATTGGTATTCCTGAGCATCAACAGCATTTAATCTTTCAAAAATTTCAACAGTTGGAAAATCCCCTTACCCGCCAGTTTGAGGGTACAGGACTGGGATTGGTGTTAACAAGGGCACTCGCTCGTCTCCACGGTGGCGACGTTACCTTTTTATCTCGGGAAGGCAAAGGCAGCCAGTTTACTTTATTGTTACCGCCAAGTCCTCCCCAGAAAATCGGAGAGGGAGAAGGGGGGAAAGCCAGAGGGAGAGAAAATAGCCAATCTTCGCTTACCTCCCCTCCTAGGATTAAAACCCCAGGCTATCTCCCACGCTCAGACGCGCCATGGCGCGTCTCTACATCCTCCCCCACTCCCTCCATCCCTCCTCCTCAAAATCACCTTAACAGCTTAGTATTGGTTGTGGAGGGGGTAGCCCGGTATATTGAAGATTTGACCGAACAGCTTACAGGTTTGGGTTATCGGGTGGTGATTGCGCGATCGGGATGCGAAGCAGTAGAAAAAGCCCGACGCTTGCAACCGCAAGCGATATTCCTCAATCCTTTACTACCCCTGCTTTCGGGCTGGGATGTACTAACCTTGCTCAAATCAGATGCTACCACACGCCAAATTCCCGTGATTGTGACAGCAACAGGAGCCGAAAAAGAGCAAGCATTTGCCAACCGCGCTGATGGTTTCTTGAGTTTGCCTGTGGAACATCAGTTTTTAGCACCGCTGTTAGAAAGTTTGTGTGCCATACCGCAGGGAAAGCAGCAGGAAGCGGAACGCGAAGCTTCTCCTATTCATACCCCACTGCGAATTCTCAGATTGGTTAATCCTGAGGGGGACTGCCTGGTAGATTTCCACCCATTGCTACAACAGCACCGGGTTATAGAAGTGGATGATATAGAACAGGCAGAATTGTTGGCTAGGGTTTGGCAGTTCGATGTAGTCTTGCTGGATGCAGAAATGCCAGCATCAGGGACTTACTTACAAAAACTCAGCAAGCATCCTCGTTTAGCAACTCTACCACTCGTTACCTGTGATGTGGCAACTACGCAGACAGCTTCCCAAATAGCAGGATTGTCTGTGTTTCCTTGCTTAATGAATTCACACGCAGACAACAGTAACGACAAGAAAATAGACGCCCTATTGTCAGTACTGCAAATAGCAGCAGGCATTTGCTGTCCTCCTAGCATCTTGGTTGTAGATTTGGCAATATTGCCAGATTTACCAGAAGCAAAGCGTCAGCACATGCAGGGCGATCGCTCACAAGAAAACTTTGCATTGGCAAATTTGAGTCTCAAGGAAAATGCCTCTTTTTCTACCCAAGACTTAAAACCTCTGACTATCTCCCGCGGTTCTGAGTGGTTCCAAGCTTTAATTCAGTATCTGCAAACTGCTGGACTTAAAGCTACGATGAGCCGATCTTGGGCAGAAATGCTACAACAACTTCGTCACGAAAGTGTTGATTTGTTGCTCATTTGCTTGGGAGAATCCAATATTACAAAAGAAGTATATTCAGCACTGCAAACACTAGGGCAGTTACCTGTAAAATTACCACCTGTTTTAATACTCGACCAGCGATTAAATCCTCATATTTCTGAAGAAAATCTATTAGAAAATGCCGCAGGTGCAATTACTAGCGAAATTTTACCCAGATCAATATCAATGGAAGATTTGTTAATCCATATTAATCAAGCTTTGGCTGCTAACACTTGA
- a CDS encoding circadian clock protein KaiA: MTTAEQQAFLQELKSEYRKILINYFTTDKTLQEKIDKFINAVFCANIPVPQIIEIHMELIDEFSKQLKLEGRSDEALLDYRLTLIDILAHLCELYRRSLPK, encoded by the coding sequence ATGACAACAGCCGAGCAACAGGCATTTTTACAGGAACTAAAATCAGAGTACCGCAAAATTCTTATAAATTACTTTACCACAGACAAAACACTGCAAGAGAAAATTGATAAATTTATCAATGCAGTATTTTGTGCTAATATTCCTGTGCCGCAAATTATAGAAATTCACATGGAACTAATTGATGAGTTTTCCAAACAGCTAAAATTAGAAGGACGTAGCGACGAAGCATTGCTAGATTACCGCCTGACGTTGATCGATATTTTAGCTCACTTATGTGAATTGTATAGGCGATCGCTTCCTAAATAG
- the kaiB gene encoding circadian clock protein KaiB: protein MNQVRKTYVLKLYVAGNTPNSVRALKTLKNILEQEFKGIYALKVIDVLKNPQLAEEDKILATPTLSKILPPPVRKIIGDLSDRERVLIGLDLLYEELIEEEQLQE, encoded by the coding sequence ATGAATCAAGTAAGAAAGACTTATGTTCTCAAGCTGTACGTAGCAGGGAACACCCCTAACTCTGTCAGAGCATTAAAAACACTTAAGAACATCTTAGAACAAGAATTTAAAGGAATTTATGCATTGAAAGTCATAGACGTACTAAAAAATCCGCAACTAGCAGAGGAAGATAAAATATTAGCCACACCGACATTATCTAAAATACTGCCTCCACCCGTTCGTAAAATTATTGGTGACTTATCAGATAGAGAAAGAGTACTGATTGGTTTAGATCTGCTATATGAAGAACTGATTGAGGAGGAGCAACTTCAAGAGTAG
- the kaiC gene encoding circadian clock protein KaiC yields the protein MREKDQPEKNNAPLLGGVEKIRTMIEGFDDISHGGLPVGRTTLVSGTSGTGKTLFSLQFLYNGISYFEEPGVFVTFEESPNDIIKNACIFGWDLQRLISEGKLFILDASPDPEGQDIVGNFDLSALIERLQYAIRKYKARRVSIDSITAVFQQYEAIGVVRREIFRLVARLKQLNVTTIITTERTEEYGPVACFGVEEFVSDNVVIVRNVLEGERRRRTIEILKLRGTTHMKGEYPFTITNEGVNIFPLGAMRLTQRSSNVRVSSGVKTLDDMCGGGFFKDSIILATGATGTGKTLLVSKFLQNGCNNGERAILFAYEESRAQLSRNAYSWGINFEELERQGLLKIICTYPESTGLEDHLQIIKSEIAEFKPSRIAIDSLSALARGVSNNAFRQFVIGVTGYAKQEEITGFFTNTTDQFMGSHSITDSHISTITDTILMLQYVEIRGEMSRAINVFKMRGSWHDKGIREYNITADGPEIKDSFRNYERIVSGAPTRVSIDEKAELSRIVQSFQDKDSSDSSS from the coding sequence ATGAGAGAAAAAGACCAACCAGAGAAAAACAACGCACCCTTACTTGGGGGTGTAGAAAAAATTCGTACGATGATAGAAGGGTTTGACGATATTAGTCATGGCGGATTACCTGTAGGTAGAACTACCCTGGTCAGCGGTACCTCTGGAACTGGCAAAACTTTATTTTCTCTCCAGTTTCTTTACAATGGTATTAGCTATTTTGAAGAACCAGGTGTATTTGTCACCTTTGAAGAATCCCCCAATGATATCATCAAAAATGCCTGTATTTTTGGCTGGGATTTGCAACGCTTAATTAGCGAAGGAAAGTTATTTATTCTGGATGCATCTCCAGATCCAGAAGGACAAGATATTGTTGGTAACTTCGACCTTTCGGCACTAATTGAGCGCTTGCAATATGCGATTCGCAAATATAAAGCCAGAAGAGTTAGTATTGACTCAATCACAGCAGTATTTCAACAATATGAAGCGATAGGAGTAGTGCGGCGAGAAATTTTTCGCTTGGTAGCGCGACTCAAACAACTCAACGTCACCACCATCATCACTACAGAACGTACAGAAGAATACGGGCCAGTTGCCTGTTTTGGGGTAGAAGAATTTGTCTCCGATAATGTAGTAATAGTCCGCAACGTCTTAGAAGGAGAACGCCGCCGCCGCACCATTGAAATTCTCAAATTGCGCGGTACGACACATATGAAAGGCGAATATCCTTTCACAATTACTAATGAAGGGGTAAACATTTTCCCACTAGGGGCAATGCGGTTAACTCAAAGGTCTTCCAATGTACGAGTGTCTTCTGGAGTGAAAACCTTAGATGATATGTGTGGCGGTGGCTTCTTTAAAGATTCGATTATTTTGGCAACAGGAGCTACAGGTACAGGTAAAACATTATTAGTAAGCAAATTTCTGCAAAATGGCTGTAACAACGGCGAAAGAGCAATACTATTTGCCTATGAAGAATCACGTGCCCAATTGTCACGGAACGCTTACTCTTGGGGAATTAATTTTGAGGAATTAGAACGTCAAGGATTGCTGAAAATAATTTGTACCTATCCTGAATCTACTGGTTTAGAAGACCATCTGCAAATCATCAAATCAGAAATTGCTGAATTTAAGCCATCTCGGATCGCCATAGATTCGCTCTCAGCCTTAGCGCGGGGTGTGAGTAATAATGCATTTCGGCAATTTGTGATTGGTGTCACTGGTTACGCTAAACAAGAAGAAATTACAGGTTTTTTCACGAATACAACCGATCAATTTATGGGGTCGCATTCAATCACTGACTCTCATATTTCCACAATTACTGACACAATTTTGATGTTGCAGTATGTAGAAATTCGTGGAGAAATGTCACGGGCAATTAATGTATTTAAAATGCGCGGCTCTTGGCATGATAAGGGTATTCGCGAATACAACATTACAGCTGACGGGCCAGAAATTAAAGATTCTTTCCGTAATTACGAAAGAATTGTCAGCGGAGCGCCAACTCGCGTTAGTATCGATGAAAAGGCGGAATTATCGCGAATTGTCCAGAGTTTTCAAGACAAAGACAGTTCCGATTCTTCTAGTTAG
- a CDS encoding TolC family protein, producing MKGQIILHSFLPSVTAAVLTTQPAWAQQVVSPSFSGATHSGSFVGENTKIQYAADGKSFASAIAPADGTNGNKQQLKSKNTGAIITQAVGVPIGKISGKDEGANFSLTPTAHQTQQLEAVGFNSFGVYSADLQPETQQIATSGGAVFTAANQVTVPEKSREEPAPANAKQRRRDLSTRVDSTNSPSVVPSSKSEDRMSSAIARQRLKTLLKNRVIPTATSTAKVISIPEQPLPDSAFEMPVVVKSNLDTKFSPSLQNIAKGSGAAKLLEVQNCSQYMTVSFDSPACLQQNPTDLLAQAPSPTPTAPTTPTTPTMPVTPTPTAPTTPTTPTTPGAPNQVVPGVPSPRVPVVSPTPKSPVTPAPNYLNPNPNPLRFPTRPEEVRQKGIQPITLEQAVELAQRNNTDLRVALLELERARAAVREAQAALFPTLDLNAQINRQQSASSQLQAERLERAQRGLPEELRESPSDEATTAFTGTAQLVYNLYTSGRRSANIGAAEQQERFQELDVLRRSEEIRLNVAQNYYDLQQADENVRIAESAVRNAEVTLRDAQALERAGVGTQFDVLRAQVTLANAQQDLSQAVSQQVTARSRLATTLNIPGSLSVSAADPVRLAGLWNPTLEETIVLAYQNRPELQQRLAERNISQQRRRLALAEKGPQVSLVANYNLLDQFDDQFSVTDGYSLGVQASLNLFDGGSARARADQQTANIKIAETQFSDTRNQIRFQVEQAYAQLRTSLDQVQTANIALEQAREALRLARLRFQAGVGTQTDVIAAENDLTRAEGNSVQAILDYNRALATLQRSVTARGLGRAGS from the coding sequence GTGAAAGGACAGATCATATTACATAGTTTCTTGCCCAGTGTCACAGCAGCAGTATTAACCACTCAACCCGCTTGGGCGCAGCAGGTAGTCTCTCCCAGTTTTTCTGGTGCTACCCATAGTGGAAGTTTTGTAGGTGAAAACACAAAAATCCAATATGCTGCTGACGGCAAGAGTTTTGCAAGTGCGATCGCCCCAGCGGATGGGACGAACGGCAACAAGCAGCAGTTGAAGAGTAAAAACACTGGGGCGATAATCACCCAAGCAGTGGGTGTACCAATAGGAAAAATTTCTGGGAAAGATGAGGGAGCGAATTTCAGCTTGACACCAACTGCCCATCAAACCCAGCAATTAGAGGCGGTTGGCTTCAACTCGTTCGGCGTCTACAGTGCAGATTTACAGCCAGAAACACAGCAAATTGCCACTTCAGGTGGTGCTGTATTTACAGCTGCCAATCAAGTAACTGTACCAGAAAAAAGTCGGGAAGAGCCTGCACCAGCCAATGCCAAACAGAGGAGGCGCGATCTCAGTACCCGGGTCGACTCAACAAATTCCCCTTCTGTTGTTCCTTCGAGCAAATCAGAAGACAGGATGAGTAGTGCGATCGCCCGCCAGCGATTAAAAACTCTATTAAAAAATAGAGTTATTCCTACTGCTACCTCCACAGCAAAAGTAATCTCCATTCCAGAACAGCCTTTGCCCGATTCTGCTTTTGAAATGCCAGTTGTAGTCAAGTCAAATCTTGACACAAAATTCTCACCATCTTTACAAAATATCGCCAAAGGTTCAGGAGCGGCAAAGCTGCTAGAAGTGCAAAATTGCTCGCAGTACATGACAGTAAGCTTTGACTCACCTGCGTGCCTACAACAAAATCCCACGGATCTGTTAGCGCAAGCACCTTCCCCTACACCGACAGCGCCAACAACTCCCACAACTCCAACCATGCCTGTTACTCCTACACCAACAGCGCCAACAACTCCCACAACTCCAACCACGCCTGGTGCTCCTAATCAAGTAGTGCCTGGTGTTCCCAGTCCCAGAGTGCCGGTTGTTTCTCCAACTCCAAAATCACCAGTTACACCTGCGCCTAATTACCTCAACCCCAACCCCAATCCCTTGCGATTTCCTACAAGACCAGAGGAAGTCAGGCAGAAGGGAATACAACCGATTACTCTAGAACAGGCTGTAGAGCTAGCACAGCGTAATAATACGGATCTGCGGGTAGCTTTATTAGAACTAGAACGCGCTCGGGCTGCTGTGCGGGAAGCTCAAGCTGCTTTGTTTCCTACTCTTGATTTAAACGCTCAGATTAATCGTCAGCAATCTGCTTCTAGTCAGCTACAAGCTGAACGGTTAGAGCGAGCACAACGGGGTCTGCCAGAAGAACTTCGCGAGTCACCCTCAGATGAAGCCACTACGGCCTTCACAGGTACAGCACAACTGGTTTATAACCTTTATACTTCTGGGAGACGCTCAGCCAACATTGGCGCTGCTGAACAACAGGAACGTTTCCAAGAATTAGATGTTCTGCGTCGGTCTGAGGAAATTCGCCTCAATGTTGCTCAGAACTATTACGATCTGCAACAAGCAGATGAAAATGTACGCATTGCTGAGTCTGCTGTCAGGAATGCCGAAGTCACTTTGCGAGATGCACAAGCCCTAGAAAGGGCTGGTGTGGGTACGCAGTTTGATGTGCTGCGAGCACAGGTAACTTTAGCAAACGCTCAACAAGATTTGAGTCAAGCTGTGTCTCAGCAAGTAACTGCCCGCAGTCGGTTAGCGACTACGTTGAATATACCAGGGTCTCTCAGTGTCAGTGCAGCAGACCCTGTGAGATTGGCGGGTCTTTGGAATCCGACCCTGGAAGAGACGATCGTGCTAGCCTATCAAAACCGTCCGGAACTGCAACAGCGGTTAGCAGAACGTAACATTAGCCAGCAGAGACGGCGTCTGGCGTTAGCAGAGAAAGGACCACAAGTGAGTTTAGTTGCTAACTACAACCTGTTAGATCAGTTCGACGATCAATTTAGTGTTACAGACGGATATTCTTTGGGAGTGCAAGCTAGCCTGAATTTATTCGATGGAGGATCGGCAAGAGCGAGGGCAGATCAACAAACAGCTAATATCAAGATTGCTGAAACTCAATTTAGTGACACGCGCAATCAAATCCGCTTTCAGGTAGAACAAGCCTATGCTCAATTGAGAACTAGCTTGGATCAGGTGCAAACTGCCAATATTGCATTAGAACAAGCCAGAGAAGCTTTACGTCTAGCGCGTTTGCGATTCCAGGCAGGTGTCGGCACTCAAACAGATGTCATCGCTGCCGAAAACGATCTGACAAGAGCAGAAGGCAATAGCGTCCAAGCAATTTTGGATTACAACCGCGCTTTAGCTACCCTACAACGGTCTGTCACCGCCAGAGGATTAGGCCGAGCTGGTAGTTAG
- the rppA gene encoding two-component system response regulator RppA, which translates to MRILVVDDEIELTDPLSRVLTREGYSVDAAYDGTSGSQLAQTGNYDLLILDWMLPGKTGLEICQELRRQGVTTPVLFLTAKDTLDDRVEGLDAGADDYLIKPFELRELLARVRALLRRFGRETPGTPTGRLTVADLELDPENQVAYRQGRIIELSEKESQLLQYLMENTGKLLTHAQIMQHLWQDDEQPSSNVIAALMRLLRRKIELTGETPLIHSVYGKGYRFGTSSADSI; encoded by the coding sequence ATGCGAATTTTGGTAGTTGATGATGAAATTGAACTGACTGACCCCTTGAGTCGGGTGTTAACTCGGGAGGGATACAGTGTTGATGCTGCTTATGATGGTACAAGTGGTAGCCAGTTGGCACAAACAGGCAATTATGACTTATTGATTTTAGATTGGATGCTTCCTGGAAAAACGGGACTGGAGATTTGTCAGGAATTGCGCCGTCAAGGCGTTACGACGCCAGTACTGTTTCTCACTGCCAAAGATACTCTCGATGACCGAGTCGAAGGTTTAGATGCTGGTGCGGATGACTATTTAATCAAACCCTTTGAATTGCGGGAGTTATTGGCAAGAGTCCGGGCTTTGTTGCGACGTTTTGGTCGAGAGACGCCTGGTACACCCACAGGTCGCTTGACGGTAGCGGATCTAGAACTCGACCCAGAAAACCAAGTAGCATATCGACAAGGAAGGATAATTGAACTATCTGAAAAAGAGAGCCAGCTGCTGCAATACTTAATGGAAAACACTGGCAAGCTGCTGACTCACGCTCAGATTATGCAACATTTATGGCAAGATGACGAACAACCTAGTAGTAATGTCATTGCTGCTTTGATGCGTTTGCTGCGACGCAAAATAGAGTTAACTGGTGAAACACCTCTAATTCATAGCGTCTATGGTAAAGGATACCGCTTTGGCACTTCTTCAGCAGATTCTATTTAG
- the hisG gene encoding ATP phosphoribosyltransferase, whose amino-acid sequence MLTVALPKGELLKHSIKLLQTVGFDFSAFLDSGNRQLQITDTNGKAKGLLVRAQDVPVYVEYGQAQLGIVGYDVLREKKPQVAHLVDLRFGYCRMSVAVKQSSSYRSPLDLPAHGRVASKYVNCAREYFHSLDLPVEIVPLYGSVELGPITGMSEAIVDLVSTGRTLRENGLMEIAVLYESTARLIAHPLSYRLNTDNLSDLIDKLRQATLAEV is encoded by the coding sequence ATGCTTACTGTTGCACTGCCAAAAGGTGAACTTCTCAAACATAGCATCAAACTTCTACAAACTGTAGGGTTTGATTTTAGTGCTTTTTTAGACTCAGGTAATCGGCAACTGCAAATTACTGATACCAATGGAAAAGCGAAAGGACTATTAGTAAGAGCGCAAGATGTGCCGGTTTACGTAGAGTATGGTCAGGCACAACTGGGTATTGTTGGTTACGATGTGCTGCGGGAAAAAAAGCCGCAAGTAGCACATTTGGTTGATTTAAGGTTTGGCTATTGTCGGATGTCGGTAGCGGTAAAGCAATCAAGTTCTTACCGATCGCCCTTAGATTTACCCGCACATGGTAGAGTTGCTTCTAAATATGTAAACTGTGCACGTGAATATTTCCACAGTCTGGATTTACCCGTGGAAATCGTGCCACTATATGGTTCTGTGGAATTAGGGCCAATTACAGGCATGTCTGAGGCAATTGTAGATTTGGTTTCTACAGGGCGGACACTGCGCGAAAATGGTTTGATGGAAATTGCGGTGCTGTATGAAAGTACGGCGCGGTTGATTGCCCATCCTTTGAGTTATCGCCTGAATACAGATAATCTCAGCGATTTGATTGACAAATTGCGCCAAGCGACATTGGCGGAGGTATAA